In one window of Nakamurella alba DNA:
- a CDS encoding RNA polymerase sigma factor, protein MTRPEAPVSLPDRAPTTFDAWVAPHLAVLSAIAVREVGEHDADDLVQETLLRGWQQQDKFDSARGSSRAFLASILYDRARRHRTRRRPDPELEVTHVGPVDPEHLDLERAVGTLPRRQRQVVTLHYMAGLPIAEIAVALSISVGSVKSHLFDARTALRTALEETP, encoded by the coding sequence GTGACCCGCCCCGAGGCCCCGGTGTCCCTGCCGGACCGCGCCCCGACGACCTTCGACGCCTGGGTCGCGCCGCACCTGGCGGTGCTGTCCGCGATCGCGGTCCGCGAGGTCGGCGAGCACGATGCCGACGACCTGGTCCAGGAGACCCTGCTCCGCGGCTGGCAGCAGCAGGACAAGTTCGACTCGGCCCGGGGTTCGAGCCGCGCGTTCCTGGCCTCGATCCTCTACGACCGCGCCCGGCGTCACCGCACCCGGCGCCGTCCGGACCCGGAACTCGAGGTGACCCATGTCGGGCCCGTTGATCCGGAGCATCTCGACCTGGAACGCGCGGTCGGCACGTTGCCGCGCCGCCAGCGCCAGGTGGTGACCCTGCACTACATGGCCGGGCTGCCGATCGCCGAGATCGCTGTCGCCCTCTCGATCAGCGTCGGCTCGGTGAAGTCCCACCTGTTCGACGCCCGCACCGCCCTGCGCACCGCCCTCGAGGAGACCCCGTGA
- a CDS encoding SigE family RNA polymerase sigma factor has translation MEFEVFVQREIAGLTRFAGVLTGDRQLAHDVLADALIAAHARWSRIATLDHPLAYVRRMVTTTFLADRRKVTRRRTDPTDDPTMLDQAVPDPSETVQRRDETSRLLALLPDRQRAALVLRYYLDLPDPAIADVLGCAPATVRSHISQALAALRAGSERRLS, from the coding sequence GTGGAGTTCGAGGTGTTCGTGCAGCGGGAGATCGCCGGTCTCACGCGGTTCGCCGGTGTGCTCACCGGCGACCGCCAACTCGCCCACGACGTGCTCGCCGACGCCCTGATCGCCGCCCATGCCCGCTGGTCCCGCATCGCCACTCTCGACCACCCGCTCGCCTACGTCCGCCGCATGGTGACCACCACGTTCCTCGCCGACCGGCGGAAAGTCACCCGCCGCCGTACCGACCCGACCGACGATCCGACCATGCTCGACCAGGCCGTGCCGGATCCCAGCGAGACGGTGCAGCGCCGTGACGAGACATCCCGCCTGCTGGCACTACTCCCCGATCGACAGCGCGCCGCACTGGTGCTCCGCTACTACCTCGACCTGCCCGACCCGGCCATCGCCGACGTCCTCGGATGCGCACCGGCCACCGTCCGATCCCACATCTCCCAGGCGTTGGCCGCACTTCGGGCCGGCTCGGAGCGGAGGCTGTCATGA
- a CDS encoding Kelch repeat-containing protein: MTDHDLRTALAAEESHAPDSSAVLATVRRGIDVRFRRRRRIAVLAAAAVVVLLAGTLAVAQFRRESVVEPISPPTETSMPVSPAQPTGVTEPSGVTAEQLAAGHWSAIPDAPIAPRFSAASTWTGSEMLVWGGLSSGATGDDPAGDGAAYNPATHTWRTLPAAPISARYSPATVWTGSEFLIIGGTGADGPEGDGAAYTPSTNTWRTLPAAPLQPSTSQQLIMVGAEVMVASVPPSDAASGIQLALLDPTSMTWQTLPSPTLPAGHVPFAIELAGDTGGAYLWAFWESKAPSGGAPETSAGSQTGVDGFRIGVATRATAVGIPEQQRIRAPIETGSGLLQPPSPPRYPPFWSVPMPSLGPGFLFDPATGASTDIAAGPWDDINQSFVWTGAALMSVNGTSIDASPDGQTNTTGLAATWDPTTDEWTELPPAPAWGPAVQVWTGTSLLMWGPLLDPSATGWIGTPPTTVSPDAPSGLEFIPG, from the coding sequence ATGACCGACCACGACCTCCGGACCGCACTGGCTGCCGAAGAATCCCATGCGCCGGATAGCTCCGCCGTGCTGGCGACCGTGCGTCGCGGGATCGATGTACGGTTCCGCCGCCGCCGGCGGATCGCCGTGCTGGCCGCCGCAGCGGTGGTCGTGCTGCTTGCCGGCACACTCGCGGTGGCTCAGTTCCGCCGGGAGTCGGTGGTCGAACCGATCTCGCCGCCGACGGAGACTTCCATGCCCGTGTCCCCCGCGCAGCCGACCGGTGTCACCGAGCCGTCAGGAGTGACGGCCGAGCAACTCGCCGCCGGTCACTGGTCGGCCATTCCTGACGCACCGATAGCGCCTCGCTTCTCGGCAGCCTCGACCTGGACCGGCAGCGAAATGCTGGTGTGGGGCGGACTCTCATCCGGAGCTACCGGCGATGACCCGGCAGGAGACGGCGCGGCCTACAACCCGGCCACCCACACCTGGCGGACCCTGCCCGCTGCCCCGATCTCTGCCCGCTACTCACCCGCGACCGTCTGGACCGGCAGTGAGTTCCTGATCATCGGCGGAACCGGCGCGGACGGTCCCGAAGGCGACGGCGCCGCGTACACGCCCTCGACCAACACGTGGCGGACCCTGCCGGCAGCCCCGCTGCAGCCATCGACCAGCCAACAGTTGATCATGGTCGGAGCAGAGGTGATGGTGGCGTCCGTTCCGCCGTCGGATGCGGCGAGCGGGATCCAGTTGGCGCTCCTCGACCCGACATCGATGACGTGGCAGACACTTCCGTCACCGACCCTGCCGGCCGGCCATGTCCCGTTCGCCATCGAGCTTGCCGGCGACACCGGAGGCGCCTACCTCTGGGCCTTCTGGGAGTCGAAAGCGCCCTCGGGCGGGGCACCGGAGACATCGGCCGGCAGTCAGACTGGGGTCGACGGGTTCCGCATCGGCGTCGCGACCAGGGCGACAGCGGTGGGAATTCCTGAGCAGCAACGGATCCGTGCGCCCATCGAGACCGGCTCCGGTCTGCTGCAGCCGCCTTCTCCACCGCGATACCCGCCATTCTGGAGCGTCCCGATGCCGTCGTTGGGACCCGGGTTCCTCTTCGATCCGGCCACGGGCGCATCGACCGACATCGCAGCAGGTCCATGGGACGACATCAACCAGTCGTTCGTCTGGACGGGAGCGGCGCTGATGTCCGTCAACGGCACCTCGATCGACGCCTCGCCAGACGGGCAGACGAACACAACTGGTCTCGCGGCCACCTGGGACCCCACCACCGACGAGTGGACCGAGCTTCCTCCCGCTCCTGCCTGGGGACCTGCCGTCCAGGTGTGGACGGGGACCTCGCTGCTGATGTGGGGTCCGTTGCTGGACCCGTCGGCCACCGGGTGGATCGGCACTCCGCCGACCACGGTGTCACCGGACGCACCGTCCGGTCTCGAGTTCATCCCCGGATGA
- a CDS encoding MarR family winged helix-turn-helix transcriptional regulator yields the protein MTTPPPLDAVQLSGYLALIEASSLLKHAVEQQLRVAGELTYVQFQLLATLGDSPAGSRRMTDLADGVVYSRSGLTYQAQTLEQRGLITRAQSPDDERSTTVTLSDAGRAVLADVFPGHIALVHEMLFAPLSRSDIETLADILGRVRDHMRRSAPRSAAPRRRSGRAGSPG from the coding sequence ATGACGACCCCGCCCCCGTTGGACGCCGTGCAATTGTCCGGCTACCTAGCCCTGATCGAGGCCAGCAGTCTGTTGAAACACGCTGTCGAGCAACAGCTCCGCGTGGCGGGGGAGCTCACCTATGTGCAGTTCCAACTGCTCGCCACCTTGGGTGACAGCCCGGCCGGCAGTCGGCGGATGACGGATCTGGCCGACGGGGTCGTCTACAGCCGCAGCGGCCTGACCTATCAGGCCCAGACGCTCGAGCAGCGGGGACTGATCACCCGTGCCCAGTCGCCGGACGACGAGCGCAGCACCACGGTCACGCTCAGCGATGCCGGCCGTGCCGTCCTCGCCGACGTGTTTCCCGGCCACATCGCGCTGGTCCACGAGATGCTGTTCGCGCCGCTGTCCCGATCGGACATCGAGACCCTGGCCGACATCCTCGGGCGGGTCCGGGATCACATGCGGCGATCTGCTCCACGGTCGGCGGCGCCTCGACGCCGCTCAGGACGTGCGGGCTCGCCAGGATGA
- a CDS encoding sigma-70 family RNA polymerase sigma factor: MEAQHVRALFDSQWQRTVALAGQLRAADPEDVAAEAFARLYSKRGSVRTTDAAVGYLRTTVINLVRDRARRQQLDARERSRAAPPIAEVVDRDPAVIEAVGALPERQREAVVLRIWLDLSERDAAAAMGVSAGSVKTHLSRALAALRPVLEGDRHVR; the protein is encoded by the coding sequence GTGGAGGCCCAGCACGTGCGTGCGCTGTTCGACTCGCAGTGGCAGCGGACGGTCGCGCTCGCCGGTCAGCTGCGCGCGGCGGACCCGGAGGACGTCGCGGCCGAGGCCTTCGCCCGGCTCTACTCCAAGCGTGGGTCGGTGCGGACCACCGACGCCGCGGTCGGCTACCTCCGCACCACGGTGATCAACCTCGTCCGTGACCGTGCGCGCCGACAGCAGCTGGACGCCCGCGAGCGGTCGCGGGCCGCTCCCCCGATCGCCGAGGTGGTGGACCGGGACCCGGCCGTCATCGAGGCGGTCGGTGCACTTCCCGAACGCCAGCGCGAGGCCGTGGTGCTCCGCATCTGGCTCGACCTGTCCGAACGCGATGCGGCGGCCGCCATGGGCGTGTCCGCCGGTTCGGTGAAGACCCATCTGTCCCGGGCGCTGGCCGCGCTCCGCCCCGTTCTGGAAGGAGACCGACATGTCCGATGA
- a CDS encoding DinB family protein, with product MRSATYDRIVPQPARRRRRDTPPPRTGSSESDVLRGFLDYLRNSVAQKVEGAPEPAVRTAGVPSGTNVLGLLHHLTNVERWLFLGEDVTDWPATFQASDDDSVDDVVARYRDVVDRANSVLDSCTDLAAPLPASAPGKQPPSVRWALAHMIEETGRHAGHADILREQIDGATGR from the coding sequence ATGAGGTCGGCCACGTACGATCGCATCGTGCCCCAGCCTGCTCGCCGACGCCGCCGTGACACCCCACCTCCTCGTACAGGTAGCTCCGAAAGTGACGTGCTGCGCGGCTTTCTCGACTACCTGCGGAACTCCGTCGCCCAGAAGGTCGAGGGGGCACCGGAGCCGGCCGTGCGGACCGCGGGGGTGCCGTCCGGCACGAACGTCCTCGGGCTGCTGCACCACCTGACGAACGTCGAGCGCTGGCTCTTCCTCGGCGAGGACGTCACCGACTGGCCGGCGACCTTCCAAGCGTCCGACGACGACAGCGTCGACGACGTCGTTGCGCGCTACCGGGACGTCGTCGACCGGGCCAACTCCGTCCTCGACTCCTGCACCGACCTTGCCGCACCGCTCCCGGCATCGGCGCCGGGGAAGCAGCCGCCGAGTGTGCGATGGGCGCTTGCGCACATGATCGAGGAGACCGGTCGGCACGCCGGCCACGCGGACATCCTGCGCGAGCAGATCGACGGCGCCACCGGCCGCTGA
- a CDS encoding sigma-70 family RNA polymerase sigma factor: MVELIRVHGDHLHQLAYRLTGEHHAAQDLVQSTVLVLLRRGRLRRQIGGLYPYARRVLTNLHIDRHRVLASTERVVDTTSAVAGRAASGHLADEVVDRLTLLGALERLSPRQRAVVVLRYYEDLPDPQIAAILGIDRATVRSIAARSLALLRNGHHAATKEDEDAQTGTT, encoded by the coding sequence GTGGTCGAGTTGATCCGCGTGCACGGCGACCATCTCCACCAACTCGCCTATCGCCTGACGGGCGAGCACCACGCGGCCCAGGACCTGGTGCAGTCGACGGTGCTCGTTCTGCTCCGGCGCGGGCGCCTGCGCCGACAGATCGGCGGGCTGTATCCGTACGCGCGCCGGGTGCTCACGAATCTGCACATCGACCGGCACCGGGTCCTGGCGTCGACCGAGCGGGTGGTCGACACGACGTCCGCCGTAGCCGGGCGGGCGGCATCGGGTCACCTTGCCGATGAGGTCGTCGACCGGCTCACCCTGCTCGGCGCCCTGGAGCGGCTGTCGCCACGGCAGCGAGCAGTGGTAGTGCTCCGTTATTACGAGGATCTACCTGATCCGCAGATCGCCGCGATCCTCGGCATCGACCGGGCGACCGTGCGGAGCATCGCCGCCAGATCGCTCGCCCTGCTCAGGAACGGGCACCACGCCGCAACGAAGGAGGACGAGGATGCCCAGACCGGAACGACCTGA
- a CDS encoding dihydrofolate reductase family protein: MRRLIVTENMALDGIVSPMGDWFDPAAQDDELLATNHEHQAAADALVLGRQTFEEFQGFWPLQTDDRTGVTDYLNGVDKYVLSTTLESTSWQRSTILRGPAAEELAALKDRPGADIVITGSVTLVQSLWDTGLVDLVRVFLYPAAQGGGRSLFPDGTGPRFTLVDSKVHTSGVVLLTYQPAG, translated from the coding sequence ATGCGACGACTCATCGTCACCGAGAACATGGCCCTCGACGGCATCGTCTCCCCGATGGGGGACTGGTTCGACCCGGCCGCCCAGGACGACGAACTGCTGGCGACCAACCATGAGCACCAGGCGGCCGCGGACGCGCTGGTGCTGGGCCGGCAGACCTTCGAGGAGTTCCAGGGCTTCTGGCCGTTGCAGACCGACGACCGGACCGGGGTGACCGACTACCTTAACGGCGTCGACAAGTACGTCCTGAGTACGACGCTGGAATCCACCTCCTGGCAACGGTCGACGATCCTCCGCGGGCCGGCCGCCGAGGAGCTGGCCGCACTCAAGGACCGGCCCGGTGCGGACATCGTGATCACCGGCAGCGTGACCCTGGTGCAGTCGCTCTGGGACACCGGGCTCGTCGATCTCGTCCGCGTCTTCCTCTACCCCGCCGCGCAGGGCGGCGGGCGGTCCCTCTTCCCCGACGGCACCGGCCCGCGCTTCACCCTCGTCGATTCCAAGGTCCACACTTCCGGCGTGGTGCTGTTGACCTATCAGCCGGCGGGCTGA
- a CDS encoding Ig-like domain-containing protein: MEYRLDDGSWTASPPAGVPMGEGVHALEYRAAVEGVPVDNTRGILTTAVDTVAPTMEVWQEGLLMGFVAADETSGVGRAEYRINGGPWLPYAAPVPGKPYSQDVEFRVFDRAGHVTAPAGRLLPATIQQDTITRLTLSAPAQVYNAAAPAQVVAEIFAYNGTTADGSVRFEYLCPQGRLLLGTAQVADRKAFFTLPSKMPMCLGLLSAVFVPTGGQQSLTGTTEIPFPVFRAASAVQITGRSSQVYSGSDPVLLTATAVWSSGRTAAGTIVFEENGKKLLTAPVVNGKAQFRVPASLPVGFHRITARHLTGDPTVKGVTSEAFTVEVQKVTSRTTTTASATTQRYGGPARVTVTATTAYDTPAAVTGTAVFWDGATRLGAVAVTSGTARFVLPANLSVGAHTIRADFLPSSPNVVRSTGSSVKVAVVR, translated from the coding sequence GTGGAGTACCGCTTGGACGACGGCTCGTGGACGGCGTCCCCGCCGGCCGGCGTGCCGATGGGCGAAGGGGTGCACGCGCTGGAGTACCGGGCCGCTGTCGAGGGAGTGCCGGTCGACAACACTCGCGGCATCCTGACCACCGCCGTCGACACGGTCGCGCCGACGATGGAGGTGTGGCAGGAGGGATTGCTCATGGGGTTCGTCGCGGCCGACGAGACCTCGGGAGTGGGTCGCGCGGAGTACCGGATCAACGGCGGCCCGTGGCTTCCCTATGCCGCTCCGGTCCCTGGCAAGCCCTACAGCCAGGACGTCGAGTTCCGGGTGTTCGACCGCGCAGGCCACGTGACCGCGCCTGCCGGACGGCTCCTTCCTGCCACCATCCAGCAGGACACCATCACCAGGTTGACACTGTCGGCGCCGGCACAGGTCTACAACGCTGCGGCGCCGGCGCAGGTGGTCGCAGAGATCTTTGCCTACAACGGGACGACTGCCGACGGATCGGTCCGGTTCGAGTACCTCTGCCCGCAGGGGAGACTCCTGCTGGGCACAGCTCAGGTCGCCGACAGGAAGGCGTTCTTCACCCTGCCGTCCAAGATGCCGATGTGTCTCGGCCTTCTCTCGGCCGTGTTCGTGCCGACAGGCGGACAGCAATCGCTGACCGGCACCACCGAGATCCCGTTCCCGGTGTTCCGAGCGGCCTCAGCGGTGCAGATCACCGGTCGGTCGTCGCAGGTCTACTCGGGTTCGGATCCGGTGCTGCTCACCGCTACGGCCGTCTGGTCCAGCGGACGTACCGCCGCCGGCACGATCGTGTTCGAGGAGAACGGCAAGAAGCTGTTGACCGCGCCGGTGGTCAACGGAAAGGCACAGTTCCGGGTGCCGGCGAGCCTTCCGGTCGGATTCCACCGGATCACGGCTCGCCACCTGACCGGAGATCCCACGGTGAAGGGAGTGACCAGCGAGGCCTTCACGGTGGAGGTGCAGAAGGTCACCTCGCGCACCACGACCACTGCATCGGCCACGACGCAGCGGTACGGGGGCCCGGCCCGGGTCACCGTCACGGCGACGACCGCGTACGACACGCCCGCGGCGGTCACCGGGACCGCTGTGTTCTGGGACGGTGCCACCCGGCTGGGAGCCGTGGCGGTCACGTCCGGGACAGCCAGGTTCGTGCTGCCGGCGAACCTTTCGGTCGGCGCCCACACCATCCGCGCCGACTTCCTGCCCAGTAGCCCGAATGTCGTCCGCTCCACGGGTTCATCGGTGAAGGTCGCAGTCGTCCGCTGA
- a CDS encoding NADP-dependent oxidoreductase codes for MKAVRFHRTGGPEVLRYEEVDRPISGAGQVLVRVAGAAYNPADGGLRGGFLPIPITLPHTPGYDVSGTVEVLGDGVNSLAIGDRVVGFLPMTENGAAAEFVVAPAEALVVAPTRVALEDAAGLPSVGLTAHQALFEVGRLSAGQRILINGAGGPVGGYAVQLAKGAGAQVIATASPRSRDTVAAAGADEIIDHTETSVLDAVPEQVDVLLNLAPIDEQGFAAMVALVRDGGVVVSTTPRVATPGDASRGVRAATVYVHPDRSVLTQLVDLVDNDALHIDIAQRVPLAELSRIHELAETGGVHGKIIAVPSTV; via the coding sequence ATGAAGGCAGTCCGGTTCCATCGCACAGGCGGACCCGAGGTCCTTCGCTACGAAGAGGTCGACCGGCCGATCTCCGGCGCGGGACAGGTGCTCGTCCGGGTCGCCGGTGCGGCCTACAACCCGGCCGACGGCGGACTGCGCGGCGGTTTCTTGCCGATCCCGATCACGCTGCCGCACACACCGGGCTACGACGTGTCCGGCACGGTCGAGGTTCTCGGGGACGGCGTCAACTCCCTGGCGATCGGCGACCGGGTCGTCGGGTTCCTTCCGATGACCGAGAACGGCGCGGCCGCCGAGTTCGTCGTCGCGCCGGCGGAGGCCCTGGTGGTGGCGCCCACCCGTGTCGCTCTTGAGGATGCCGCCGGCCTGCCCTCGGTCGGTCTCACCGCACACCAGGCCCTGTTCGAGGTGGGCAGGTTGTCTGCGGGTCAGCGGATCCTGATCAACGGCGCCGGTGGTCCGGTCGGCGGCTATGCGGTGCAGTTGGCGAAGGGCGCCGGCGCGCAGGTGATCGCCACGGCCAGCCCGCGCAGCCGGGACACCGTCGCCGCCGCCGGTGCGGACGAGATCATCGACCACACCGAGACTTCCGTGCTCGACGCGGTGCCCGAACAGGTCGATGTCCTACTCAACCTGGCCCCCATCGACGAGCAGGGGTTCGCTGCGATGGTCGCCCTGGTCCGGGACGGCGGTGTGGTGGTGTCGACCACCCCGAGGGTGGCCACGCCCGGGGACGCTTCGAGAGGCGTGAGGGCGGCGACCGTGTACGTCCACCCCGACCGGTCGGTACTCACGCAACTGGTCGACCTGGTCGACAACGATGCGCTGCACATCGACATCGCACAGCGCGTCCCGCTGGCCGAACTGTCGAGGATCCACGAGCTGGCCGAGACCGGTGGTGTCCACGGCAAGATCATCGCCGTCCCGTCGACCGTTTGA